Genomic window (Gymnogyps californianus isolate 813 chromosome 2, ASM1813914v2, whole genome shotgun sequence):
TGCCTCCTGTTGACTTTCCTGTAAAAAGGAGTGGTGGCACAGCTGCTATCAGGGAAGCGATTAGTGTCCTTGGAGGTTTCACGCTGCTATATAAAGCCCTTGGCTTTGAGCCCATGCTCCTGGCTGTGTGCTTGGTGATCGTGCTGTAAACCCAGTTGcgctgtgtttcttttcctagaaaaaCGTGCACCTTCAGCTCTCCCTGGCTTGTCATGGATGAAGTCCTTAAGTGCTGCCGTTGCTGACGTGGTCAGCAGCTAGCACTCTTGCAAAGGCACTAAGATTGCTTGAggtcaaagaggaaaaagtactCAGGAGGGAAGAATACCCCGCAAAAAGGAATATATGTGTCCCTGGAGCACGTGAGCAGCAATGTGTGGTACTGGGCTTTGTGCTGGGCTTTAAAACTGCAAGAGAGGCTGTTTGCCTTGGGCCCTAGGATGAGAAAGGAGAGGGCAAAAACATGAGAGACGCTGTCAGAGCCATGTAAAGTAACGTACGTATTGCATGGTGGCCTCTCTGGCTAAAGTGATACAAGGAATCAGACAAAACCTGACAGGAGATGTTTGAAATGGGTGCAGATTTAGCTTTGAGTCACATAGGGACTATATTGCCATAGGTCAGGCAAAATAGTTGTTAAGGCTTGCACGTATGGATACAGTTGCCTGGTACCTGGGATGATCTCTCTTTTTGTGGCTTCAATGTTGTGTTTGTCCAAATCCTCCACCTTCTCTTGcactcatgaaaaaaaaaggggccAGTCTTTTCTCCTCGGTCATGAAATGGGTCCTTGACTGGCAGTAGAAGATTGTCCCACTAAATACCTGTGGTACCTGGCACTGCTTGGCCTGAGCTCTCTTGAGAGGGCTAACAGGCGAGTTGCTGGCTTAACTTTGGCACGGGACATGCCTGTAAAGAGGATAggtatttttccttaaacagtGTCCCTGTTCAGTGATGGTGCAGAAAGGagtcttccttctgcctttaaaatatcTCTGGCCCTTCAACCTATGGTAAAGCTTATCAGCTCaacaggaggagaggagaactCTTCCTGTACAAAACACGATTTTCCTTATCTCTGCCTCCTAGCTGTGTAAATAGCTGGTATGGTCAGGTTATTCATAAGCAGCTACTTCAAATCATCTCACTAGCTAGGAATGAAACCACCATATATTACTGTGGTAGAACCCATAATGAGAGAATTTGCCTCGCTTGGTCTCAGCTGGAgggatttggggttttggcTTTCACAGCTCCAAAGATGTGGAGGCTAATTAACCAAATTATGCATTCTTAcatctttgtttcttaaatcAAAACTACCTCCTGATAGAGCTGCAGTCAgctttgtattttagaaatagatGAAAATGGAGCTGAATGTATGCAATGGAGGGTCACAGCTGTGGCTACTGGTTGGTGGGACCAGTACTTAACTAGCAGCTAAATCTAAATAGACCAGCTCCTATTGAGGCCTGTCCAGCTCTTCTCCAAGTCAGGAATCCTCCGATACGCTGTCATTTGAGATCTATGTAAGCAAAGCCTGTTATCCCGCAGTTTACAAACACAAGGAATAGCAGGCTTTAGGAGCTCTTCGCTAAATTCCTGCTGgaaggagggaagcagagatTACATAGGAGATCTTCAAAAGTACTCAAGAAGACACAAAATTTGCACTGCATTTATGTTAGAGTCACTTGGGAACTTCTGAAATTCCATCCATcttgaaattttgctttgttttggtattTGCAATATCTCTGCCTTGCCTAGCCTGAGTGTGCAGTGTTCATTAGTATATtgagccttttcttttcctcattggGAAACCACCAGGGGTTGAAACACCACCCAATTTATGACTGAGGCTTCCCCTTGCAGTTCCTCTGTGGCAGCAGTCAGTAACACAGATGAAGACCTTTCTGCCTCTCCCAAGACTTGCACCAGCTAAGTAGGCGCTAGAGAACAGCATCAATCTCCTGTCtattcctcctttccctccctaactttttttcaccctttgtttccaaagaaacCACGAGATTGTTCGCTGTCTTGTTAGTTCCCCTTTCCCCCCATAGCTTCTGAACCTGAAAGCTGGTTCCATCTGCCCGTTCATCTGTGTCAGTATCTACAGCAGTAGATATctcaaaatatgtttctgtaaatttagaaaaactggtagcaggaaagagagaaaaggccCACGATAATGCTCTCCTCCAAGGAAAACCTACTCGAGCCGGCAGCAGTCTGCAGGGCGGTAACTCCCCAGCACAAGCTGCCCTTGACTACCCAGGTAGCGAAGGCAGGAGGATGCCTGGGGATGCCAGTGAAGGAAAGGAGAACCGGGGTCCTTGTGACAGGGAGGATGGGATGGTGCCAGACACCTTCCTAGGACACTGGGCTTTCCTAACTAGTTTTGCTGCTCGTACAACAACTTGCCTGGCACGTGTTTGAATGGAGACCGGGAAAGTGTTTGAATGGGACGATACTAACAAGAAGCGTAAATATCATTGTCAGCAAGATGTGGCTAGCATGCGGTCTGGGCTTTAGAAGCAGGGCCTAGAATAAGGTGACGCAGGTATGTCTAAAAATTGTCTGTGTTTGCTTTGGGATCTACTTGCATATACTCCCTCCCCCAATGTACGTAGGTGAAATTTCACCTCTGGAATCTGACACTGATGCATAAATTCCAGCTCCCTCCAAAAGGCCCCCCCATTTCACATCAAAATTTGTTCGTCTATTCTGCTGACTTAAGTCCCAGgtcttaatttttcctcttcGTTTTCAAGTAGGATGTtaattttcactgctgcttttaatgcCATTAGGAAGAGACTGTCACAGGAGAATGCGgattaaatataattattaattCTATTGAATTAACAGTGCAGCATTTAGATGGTAAAAACCTGTACAACATTATTCAttgctttctaaaaagaaaacttaggTACTTGTGGTTCATTCCTTCTTGCCAAAGTAGTATTTACTGATGCTAGATATTTCCTTGACCTGTCTGTACAACACAAGGAGtcagagcaagaaaaaatacagtgctaTATCCAGAAAGGGCTCTGTTACCTACTTCAGTCTTTAAAAACGCCCTTGTAACACATTCTCCAGCCACACGGAATGCGTTCGTGCTTCCTCTTTTTATTAACCTTTCTTTTGTCCTTCTGCTCTTAGTGTTGCTCTTGCACGTTAGCTATGGCTATATTTGGAGGCGAGATAAATTAATTCGTTGCAAACCTAATAAGAGTTTGATCTATGAAGACTGCATAGAGAGGGGCAAAAAGAACAGCTTGTGCCACTTTCCTGCACAGGAATGCTGCATACATCATGGGAAACCATCAGCGTGGGTGGAATGCTTTAGCTTGTTTGTCAATGTGAAGTATTTTGAATAGTGTCATTGAATATAGCAAAATCCTTATTTTCACAGGCCAGATAATCCCTCGTATTTTCTCAGACAATGCTGTAATATGGTCCCTTTTTGGCAGACAAAGAGAATAATGCGGGACTCATTACTGTAGCCCTGCAACGGCAAACAACTCATGTATATAGGAGTGCAGTGGAGGCAAAAACGTGGATTGCAGAGTGTTTATATGAATACTTAAAACTGACTCTGAAAGTGGCCCCACTACACTATACCTAGTTTGTTGGGACCTGTAACCTTATGCACCTGCATCCAGGGGGAACACAAAGCTAAGGTGATCTATGTGTTTTCAGGTTTGGCTTGGAAAAAATCGTTTTAATTAGTTCAAAGTAAACTGCCTTGAATCACCTCACATTTACcatggggagaggaaggaaggagagccAGTATGCAGATAGTTACCATGGAGCAggtgatatatatatatgaaagcTTGTTACCTTGTGCATGCTCTTACCTTGCAGTAAATGAGCTTGCTCCTATTAGCAAATCTGAGTCATTTTAAATCCCTAAGGGATGGAAAAAGCTCACTGTGTATTTGAGTAAATATAGCATGCAACTTTGCTTGCATGCAAACATCCCCTTCCCTTTCTGGCTTGATTTCACTTGTTGGTTAGTTGTACCACCAATACACATTCATTTCCAGAATTATTCCTTTGGCTCCTGCTTCTGCCGTACGATCCAGCTCAGTATGAAGCAAAGAAGTAGGCTCAAGATGTTAGTACTTGACTATCTGGTGTTCCTTGGCTGTTCTTCCAAAAGGGTATGTTTGGGCAGGCCCGTTTGCAGCATGTTTGGCACAGAACTGGTAGACTGTGTGGCTGGAGTTTGGGAAACCTGGGGGAAGAGCCATGTATCTTATCCTATCCTGAATGTGCGTGTTGTATAGATTAATTTTACAGGCATAATCATGTGCTCATATATTAGATGGTTGTATTTACGCAGTGTCGCTATTGTAAATAGCTGGTGCGGTGATCTATGAATGCAGCCCTTCATGGGGATGTCAGGCAAGGTCAAGTCCAGGTCAAGTCACACTGGAAAACATGCACTGAAAGCTATTGTGGGATAAAATTCTGCTGTACTGCAAATACTTCTTACAGTGGTGCTGTACTTACACCAGTTGAACTTAactgcttgttttaaaacaggCTTAGAAGAGGGTGCCACAATGGAAGATGTGTATTTGGCATCGGTGGAGACAGACCGAGGCGTGAAGGAACAGTTAAGGCTTTATGACACCAGGGGTCTGCAGGAAGGCGTAGAATTACCAAAACACTATTTCTCTGTCGCTGATGGCTTCGTTCTCGTGTACGCTGTGACCAGCCTCGAAGCTTTCCAAAGAGTCGAACTGCTCAAAAAGGAGATCGATGTCTTTAGAGACAAAAAGGAGGTAAATGCATGGTGCCCTAACTACTTGGCTTATCGCTCTCTCAGTGATAGGAAGTTAAGGTTGCAAAGCATAGATTTCGTTTCTGTAAACTTGCAAAGGAAAACGAATGTACCCACAGCCTTGGGCAATCCAGCAAAAGGAAGCTTTCTCATGCTGGGGAAGTCTAATTCACATGCCATGCAGGTCATGCAAAAGAAtgcagggttgtttttttttttcctccttacttCCTCTACTACAGCTAAAATTCAGTTAGCTGAATGCACCAGCCAGGACACTTATGACTAATAAAACATATGGTCTACAGCAGTGCAGTTCATATGGTTTTTTAGATATTGTACACGGGAAGTCAAGTGCATAGAATAATATAACGAAGGGCATtatctttgtttgttttgtattcaTGGACTTGATGGCTTACAAACTAGTGTAATTGACAATGGGTCTCCCAGACATTAGTCAATTGGCAAAGCagctttaatgtattttaacaaCCATATTGAATCAATTCAATTGTGTGAAATGACTGCTCTGTTTTCCCTTAGAAAGCAGCTAGTGTTTTCAGCTGACAGTGTTCCAGCTTAGCTAAACAAATATAACTTGCATGTGGCATTAGCATTATGGCTTTTCCTACAGTATCTTTATATTCTCGAGTAGTTTTCCCTGTTAAATGTCTTTAGCCTACAGCTTTCCAAATGTCTGTTttatgctgttaaaaaaaaaaaaagtgcatgaaGAATTAATTGGATAATGGTAGGGAGAGACTTTCCAAAAATGTAGTACTGAGCACATAGGGAGGCTCCAAGTTTGACAGCCGCCGAACGTGCAGTCATAGGAGAGGTATGTTGGCTGGTAGGGCTGGTGTGAGCTGCAGCCTGTCACGTATATCAGGGGTATGGGATTCAATCATAACTCCCCTGCAGGGCAAGGAAAGGTGGACAAGCAGGAAATTTTTCCCAGACGCTGTGTTTTGTGAGGGCCTTGATTTGTTACTTTACAGCATGTTGTAATGCGGAGAGGGAGTCACAGCCCCAACAGGATCTGTGTCCCTCTCTTCTGTGTTACCTGCCAGaactcttctctctcattgCATGCaggtattttagaaaacaaCCAATTTGCTTATCCTCTGGAAGAGCTTGAAGTTGTGATCTTGACTGATGATAACATAATTGAAAGAGTGGTGCCCACAATAAGCTGGATAAATTAGCTTTATTCCTGTGATTTCTAGTCCATATAAAATAGGCTTTGAAGCGTAGCAGGTGAGATCAAGAGTCCTACCTTAAGATAGCATCAGTGGACTTAAAGTTTGGGCTCTGCTAGAATGCACCCTTAACCGAATTAGGGATGTATCTCCACACATGGTGCTTCTGAGCTGGCAGAACTTCACCTTGTTGAGTGGCACAGTCCCCTGTTGCATGGCAGATGACAGAAAGCACTGATGGCTGGTTCCTTGCCTCTGCTGGCTGTGGGGGCTCTCCAGCACGCACCTTAAAGCCTGGCCAAATTTTATACTAAACAGAGGCTGTGTTCTCTCATACTGACAGAGCTTAACCATAGGTAAAATTCAGTTGGAGCATGTGGTAAACGCATGTGAAGATTATAAGCTTCTTCCAAAGcctttgcagagggaaaaaaacatttttccaaacaCCCTGGGCTCctatagaaaagaaaggaagcctCAGACCTCACAGGAACAGGACAAACATCTCTagctggaaagaaacagaagacatcCTGGAGTTAGCCTGATGAACAGGAAAGAGCAATCAGGTGTGGCCACACCAAAAACGCCAAATCAACAGCAAGAGAGGACTTTATCACTTGATCTTTGTCAAACCACTAGTGTAGAGATGAGACCACAGTTTGACTAAGGACCTTAAACTATAAATATAGGCATGGTTTCCCCTAAGAACTGATGCtggtaaaacatttttagaaaatggtTAACTTAAAATAAGCAGGAGCAGTACCTTTAAGTGGCCAGCACTACCTTCAGCACTTCCTAGAACTGAAGTACCGGGCCAGCCACTGAGCTCAGCCACACCGTACCATCTCGGCGACACAGAAGTCACTTGATGGATCCTTACAACTAAGGGTCTGACTTGATACAGCTGTGCTGCTCTAGCTAGCTAACCAGCTGCTCGTGAAACTGCTCCCAAGAGGATGGTGCTGGTGCTTACCTGACCCTTTCAGCAACAGCAGACTCTCTGTCCCCCGAGGTCCCTCTCGTGGTTTACCATGCGTGCGGGAGCGGGCAGCCAGCTGGGCCCGGAGAGGGGCACACAGCGCAGCCTGCCCGGGctgctggcacaggctgccttCTGGCAGGGTCGGGCTTTATTTATATTGCGGGCTGgggcctgggaaaaaaacaagctggGCAAAATCCACAGCTGTGGGGTCCAGGCTTTCTCTGCTGCCATGCATTTTTTCAGCTCTCAAGCGTCCGCTGCTCTGACCTACTCAGATGTCACGCTCTTATCATTTGTCTAGGGCAGCTCAATTGCCAAGTAAATGGAGAATAGGGCTGTTTAACTTTGGCTCTCTTGGGTATCGTTTCCCTTTAAGCAAtcggggggagaaggggaagtcCTGCATATCCTATGATTAAAACCAGCTCCCAGCCCACAAGTAGATGAGGCTAATTCAAATCCCAGACCCTGATCTTCCAAACGACACGCAGCTTACCTTGTGCCAGTGCTAAGTTAAAGAACAGGTCTGAACTGTGTTGCTACTTGCCTGCTGTTTAAAAGCATTGTGAGTGGTGGATGCTTCTTGTATAAAGCTCacccttttgttttgtttgtaggTAACAGTTATTGTCTTGGGAAACAAAACTGACCTCCTGGACCAAAGGCAAGtggaaacagaagcagcacagcaatgGGCAAGGGCCGAGAAAGTGAGACTGTGGGAAGTGACTGTGACAGATCGGAAAACGCTGCTTGAGCCCTTCACCTTCTTAGCTAGCAAACTCGCCCAGTCCCAGAACAAATCAACATTTCCCTTGCCTGGAAGGAAGAGCAAAGGGAATAACTGTGACAACTAAGCTACCTTAGCATTGTCTGTTGCTGCCAGGTCACAGCCTAAGTCCTTCCTGTGCCATTTGCTTCTCACAGTTTCACTTAAAGCAATAATCTCATTCAGCAATAAAATCAGCAAGCTTATGGCTAAGAGGTATCCTTCCTTCTCACAGACTTGGCTTGAAAAAGTCACTGGTGGTAAAAGCCTTAAAAAGCACTTCATGAGAGGAGTTATCTTGCAACAAGGGTTAtggaggagggagggacagGTGGACACCTCTCTAGCAGGGGCTTTAAATATGCCTGGATACAGCCATGTTGAGGGACAAATCAACAAGCTTATCATTAAGCAATCCCCCTGCAGATCTATAGCCTCTAGTCACAAATAGTACTAGCTGCAATAAAGCATTCAATTTGGAGTGAGGATATGTTTGAAATGGCAACAGTCCTTTTACCTTGACCTTAAACAGGGCCACAGGGCTTTTTCAtgctgcaggaggctgaggTCAGTGTGTTGTTGCAGGAGAAGGGTTTGGGGCAGGAGGAACAACTACCAGCAGATTTAGGCGCTGAAGTTCTGCTAGtgtctggaagaaaaaaaaaaaaccaacaaaaaaaccaaaacaaagaaccAACCAAATCGTGTGGGAGATACTAGAACAGATCTACCCCAACACGAAGCTTGTCAGCAAAGTCTGGCAAGTAGTGCTTTCAGCTCAGGAATTCATTTGTACAAACCAGAAAAGCTCTCAGAGCACTAATTAATTTAACTGCGACCTGAAGGACAACATAGCTGTACGTGGTTTTGTTCCAGCATGTCCAGTACAAATCAGTCACATTCACATAGGTGATAATTTTACTGAGAAATTATACAGAGCAATTTTGTGTGCAGGAGGTACTGCCCAGGTTCTGCTTAGAGCATTGCATAATACTCCTACCCAGCCGTTCAGCCAAGCTGCAGTAATCCACCCTCGGTACGAAGCTACAGGCCAGATAGCAACTGGTACAAAGTGCTGTGCTACTTTGTGAGAGGGGGCTAGGGAGTGCAGGAGGCTGCCTTTTGGGAACATCCCCACGGCAAACGCCCAGAAATACCTGTACAAATGGCCTTGGTCTTAATACGCCACACATtgtccagcagcaggagcacacCTGTACGCGCTGTATTTGACTCTTCATGCTGGTAAACTTGTGCTGCAGGAATCTGCTGTCCTAGGTCAGCCTGTCAATAAACTAAACAAAATTGGATATAGAGGGACAGAATGAGCAACCGTTCCCAGAGGGAGTGGCCAGCTTTTGGCCTCTAACAGCCTCTTATACTAAGATACTagcttttctttatatttgaagaaaagagTGGGGGGAGGGAGTGAACTGAAGTACCCAGTTCCCTCATTTCCCACTAAATTAATGTTGTTTTGAACAAATATTGAGAATTTCACTGTGAGTCAGCAAAACCACGAGCAATATTTGCACTGTCATATCATAACTGCTAAATAGTGTGCTTAATGATCACAATTAAGCTGTGTGCTTATAGCATTGCTCTTCCCGAATACTGACAAATAAAGTCCATCAGCATTACTAATGTCAGAGCAGCAGTACAATTCACTAAAAATTAAGCAGGTATTCCTACCTTTATAATGAAGGTAGACGAAACTGTTCATGTGCTTTGCTCAATATAGTTTGGATTGCTGTGGCAAAGGAGTAAGATAAGAGAGCAATTATGAATGAGCAAGCTCTTGTAATGACCTGCTAGAAACATTCAATTGTTTCCATTGCAACACTGCAGCTGAGTAAGCACTATAGCACGGCCTCCCCCAACCTGGCTAGTAATAGTCATTGTCCCCAGCGATGCTGCAGAACACTCCCTCCTCACTCATTTCCTACCGAACACACGTGTACTCAAGGCTTCTCCCTATCCAGAAGACTCCGCATCTGCCTGCGTGCTTGGGAAGTGGGGGtgactgcagagcagcagcggTTCACCTCCTTGCTGCAGCCTCTCACCAAGGAAATGGTTatattcctcctcttcagctctgcagaaccCTTCTTCTAGAAGGGACTTGATTCAGCTTTGGATCAATCAAAATACGCGAAGACCTCTGCTAACCGCACACCGTCACTGAAGCTGACCCTTGAGCCAAGAGAGTGCAGGTTGACAAGTGAGAATTAACTTAAAACGTGTGGAGATGGAAGGAACGGAGATGACTGGTTCCTGTCCAGTTCTGCACCCCGCAGACTCGGTGCTAATTCCACTGCCAAGACTGATGTCACCTGTAGGCTGCCAGAGCTGTGTCATGCGAGATCGGCTTGCTCACTTGCTCCCCTGGACACTCAGGACTTGACAATGTTTTAagaaaggcaagaggaaaagggaTCTTCTGAACGACTAAGGCCATTTTTCCAAACAGGTTACATAAAGGCAAACACTTTATCTTTGATTTGGTTAAATTAATTAGAAACGAGTTTAGATCATTTTGGGCATTCACATGAACAACCATCAcccactgttttctttcataagcTTATTGTGATGCTTTTTAAGCACTCAAATCAATTgtcttttctaaatattttattgacaAGTGATGGAAAATGTAGTGTCTCCTCTGCAAACAATCTACACACAGTAGCTGGTactgagtaaaaataaaactcactgTAGTACAGTTTTACATAGCATTAATAAGTACAGAGTATAATGTAGTAGCTACTACATTACATACTACATAGTAGGGCAGAACATGTATTTTGTTCTTACTATTCCACTGACTCAAAACCTGTCCTAGGTCACTGGGATCACTTATCTACTACAAAGCTAGACAGTCCCTTCACAAGATAATggagaaaaattattataaaaaagaaaaataaattagtaaatTGAACCatctttctctgttcctcttaAACTTCTATCCTGCTGAATAAACACTGTGCAGATCAGTCACCCCAAATCAGCTCCCTCCCCCCTGCCAGCTACAACAGTTAATTTGGCATGTCCTGGTAGCACAAAGCAAGGAGCCGACAGAAACCTACGGAGATTAAGCAATTTACCTCCTCACTCAgtaaaggagaggagggaacGATTACCAGGGGTGCTCCTGGTGTGATGTAGCTATATACCCATAATTTTCCTAGGCTGAACCAAACAGCTGAGGGAGCTCATACACCAAAACATACATTGTGTCACAAGAAGGCAGTTTAGCAGATGAGGCTAACGTCCTAGTATCCACAACCACCCAGCAAAGGAAGGGTACCTCTAATTAACAGATTACTTTGGACCAAGTTAGATTTGATCTATATATAGATAGGAAGAgcag
Coding sequences:
- the NKIRAS1 gene encoding NF-kappa-B inhibitor-interacting Ras-like protein 1, which translates into the protein MGKGYKVVVCGMASVGKTAILEQLLYGKHTVGLEEGATMEDVYLASVETDRGVKEQLRLYDTRGLQEGVELPKHYFSVADGFVLVYAVTSLEAFQRVELLKKEIDVFRDKKEVTVIVLGNKTDLLDQRQVETEAAQQWARAEKVRLWEVTVTDRKTLLEPFTFLASKLAQSQNKSTFPLPGRKSKGNNCDN